In Fusarium verticillioides 7600 chromosome 6, whole genome shotgun sequence, the sequence CCAGGGCGTAAAAACCCTCAAGCAGGAGACCCTTGAGGGCCTTTTGGTACTTGCCCTTATCCTTGGCACCCTcggcgagcttcttctgggcctCCTCAAATATGTTGTCGAGTAGCTCCTGGCGGGCGCCGAGGACCTTGAGTCGCGTCTTGTTGGCAACGGTTGAGCGGGTGATTTGCTGAGACATGGTGGCCTGCTTGAACTTCTTTTCGTACTGGCTATCGATGGCGTCTGTCTCCTGGCGGACGAGCTTGGacttctcgatctcgaacTCCtcattggccttgatctcgatctcgcgggccttctccatggcttcttgcttgatgaagGCCGTCATCTTGCTGAGCTCATTGTTGACCTAATTGTGGGGAGAATCGCGCGTTAGAATTAGAGGACTGGTGAGATGGACGAGGGATTGCGTCGTTTGGGCATGCGTACCTGCTGGTCGGACAAGGCGTGTTgcgacatgatgggcagATTGATATGGATTTGTTAGATTCGGAAAGTGAGAGGTTGTTAAGAAAAGCCCTGGATGgggtcgaggttgaggtggTAAAAGGctggcgatggcttcttgttAGTGAAGGTCAAGGTCGGCGATGGACTATGATGGAGTTGGTAGCTGtgtaggtaaggtatggatggattgTGACGCCAGCCGTTCCATGGCCCAGCCTACCAGCTCCTTAGCTGTATCTTACTGTGCTCCAGCAGGGAACCGACTGCAGCTGGGGAGGTAGTCAAGCCACAGATGTTCCCCACCGTTTAGAGTACACTAcgtaaggtaaggtactgAGGTAGCACAGCCATTTGACAAGAAGTGTCGTTCTAGTCCTTGAAAGGATGAGGTATATTTGTGGCAAGTCCCTTACTTTGGACACTTACAGATTTGAGTGTGAACAATTGAGATCGGGTCAATGCCATTTTGCATGGTTTGCATGTGCATTATGTAGCTTCACCGCCACAGTGGCTAATTAGTCCCGTGTGAGAGTTGTATACCTATCTGCTCTAGGTACTACTAACTGTAGTCTACTCTACTCACGTCAGGTGTCCCACGCTCGACTCAAGCTTGTCCGCCTCCGACTTTCTATGGGTTGGTTTCAATTCAAGACATAAATTATAGCATCAAACTGGGTTTTCATATTACTTCTCCATATCCTACGCTCCTCTCTCGAATAAGGCACCGGCTGGAATACCTCTCCGATCGGCggcagctcaacagcctcccGAGTTACCTACGACTAGCGCTTCAACCAGCCATTCCCCTTGAATCTATCGAAACGAATACACCCTTTACTTGCCCAGTGATACAAAGCGACCCTTGTACCATATACACTGCCTATGCGACGTCTCAACAACTCGCCTCAACTCTCCCTTGCCAGATGACCTCGGACCTGGCACAGGCGCAATGGGGTTGCTTG encodes:
- a CDS encoding V-type proton ATPase subunit E; protein product: MSQHALSDQQVNNELSKMTAFIKQEAMEKAREIEIKANEEFEIEKSKLVRQETDAIDSQYEKKFKQATMSQQITRSTVANKTRLKVLGARQELLDNIFEEAQKKLAEGAKDKGKYQKALKGLLLEGFYALDEPELQVRARKKDYDVVKKAIEEAAKEFKKELGKDIAAKIQEDDPLPEGIAGGVVVISGSGKIDIDNTFEARLRLLEESAAPAVREALFGKNPNRKFFD